The genomic stretch CGCAAGCTCGCTCCTCCCCGCTCCGGTCTCCCGCGTCCGCGCGAGCACCGCGCCGGAGCTCGCCGCTTTCCCGACCGCCAGGAAGGCCGTATCCCTCgcagccgcgcgccgccggggatCCCGGCACGGAGGTAATGGAGACATGGAGTTCATTTCTTTTCGCCTCTGCTCGGTGCGCGGCGCCTGCTTGCGGATTCGTTTGACTGTAGGAACTAGGAAGCTGTTTGTAGAAATTCCTGAACGAGGAGTCTTCTACTCTTCTGGATATACTACTGTGCTCATTTGTCAGACTGGAAGTGGCTCAAGTGCCGAACCCAGTAACCATTACCCGTTCTTACCATCATTTGACGTCCAAGCTTAATCAAGCATCAGTTTTTATTATGTACCATCATTTGGTTCTCAGAAGCTTGCGGTGGAAATCATGCTTTCCCTTTTGCTTCACCGTGATACATTGTTCAGGAAGCACACCCTGATTCGAACTGCACACCTTGAGTTGGACTTCGCAGGAAGTAGTACTGGCCAAATTGCAAACTAGGATAGCATTTTAGTATGGAATTTTTAATTCTATCTGGACGCTGAGTCTTCGGTCATCTTATTTTCTTTAATAATGTTACAGAGATGATTTGGATGATTGGATCAATCGTAGAGTGATTTCATAATCCGATTTTCATTTGGCCAGCTTTTGCTTTAACCGTGGTTGTACTGATAAGGCAGTGCTAAAGGAATAATATATAGAATTGTAAGCCTGTAACTGTAGTGTGCCAAGTTTATTTCTTTTCCTGTCAAAGTTTTTAGTTGTGAAGTTCACCAAAACATTTTGTCTTGCTTAACACAGGGTAGGGGATTCCATTCCATCAAATACATAGGTGAACATGTTCACCCTGACTCCAGAAAGATAGGTCATAGAGTACGGATGTATGATACCATTTTCTATTTGACAAGGAATGGCTCGGATGGAATTTAATTGTTTAATGCTGAAAAACACCCATTTTGTTTGTGCTTTAGTTCCTATAGATAGAAGAGCATCCTTTATTATCGCTTGCCATGTACTTTAACTCTTTAATCGACCGAAAGGTACTAACTTTTAGTATTTATGACGTTTGGATAATCAGTGAGGGCTGAAGTGAATGAATCTGGAAGCACTTTGGCAGTTGATGCTCTCTCACAAGTTAAACATGTTCTGCTTCCAGTCACTGATCGCAACCCTTACCTTTCTGAAGGCACACGACAGGTTCATCAGTTTCTTCAAAGTATTTCAATCGTTTATATGTATTCATAGCTAATCTCTTATGGTGTTTGAACATGTAAGATATAGGCCATACAGAATTTATAGATAGCCACATCTCTTTTATTATAGTCACCGCAACATGTGAGTTGTAATCATTTCTGATTTGCATGACTTTAGCACCAGACCCTCAGATCTGGTGAATGATTGGCAGTGCAATTTTATTTCTGGTATTGCATGTATATAGTGATTGTTTCAGTAAGGAAGATTTATTAATACCTTTTATGTTGTTGACTTATTTTGTACATTCTTTACTTCACCATCACTGGCAATAGTGTTTTACCCTTTTTAATGGTTGAATGATGTATCAGGCTGCAGCCACAACCGCTTCTCTAGCTAAGAAGTACGGAGCAAACATTACTGTAGTTGGTATGGTCTCATTTTGAAACATTTCATTCTTCTGGTGTTGCAAACTTTTCGTCCCCACAGCTTAAGACTAATATATTCTGAATCTGTTGTTTAAGTTATTGATGATAAACCTAAGGAGTCATTCCCAGAGCATGATACTCAGATGTCAAGCATCAGATGGCATCTCTCAGAAGGTCAAGCCATTGAAGCTACTTGCACTCTTGCTATTTTGTTACTGTAATGATGACACCCATGCTTGCGCCCAGGTGGATTTACGGAGTTTGGACTGATGGAGCGTCTTGGGGAAGGGAGGAAACCAACGGCAATAATTGGGGAAGTTGCTGATGAGCTGGAGTTAGATCTGGTTGTGCTAAGCATGGAGGCAATCCACTCAAAGCATGTCGATGGCAATCTGCTGGCTGAATTCATCCCATGCCCTGTTCTGCTGCTCCCGCTCTAACATGCACATTGAGCATGCCATGCTTTCATGGCAAATGGTCTGTTTTTCTCATATCGCTGCCTAATGCCTGGATTGATGCGTTGTTTCAGATTTTCAGCTGATGTGGTTCGGCTTAACTTGTGATTATGTGAATATTGCTAAGAAAATGAGATTTACTCTTTCTTAGGTTTCTGTTTGCAATGAGTTTTAGTTTCAGATGTATGCTGCAACTATGGTTTGGTATAGGTATACATGTTTTACTATAAAGAGCTGGCACTCCCTGTTAAAAAGATGTATGTAAAAATAGACTAATAATAGGGTGCAgtggaggaaaaggaaaaaatggaaTAAAAATTTTGGAGATGCGGGGTATCGATCCCCGTACCTCTCGCATGCTAAGCGAGCGCTCTACCATCTGAGCTACATCCCGAAGTGATGACAGCATCATAGAACTTACTTAATTTAATGATAACTGGACTTTGGCCGATAATTTTTATACATAGACGATAAATCATCTGTTAAGACAATATTTCGAGTGATTGTAGCATCCATACATATGATCAGATGCACAGGATGACCGTAAATCCGTAATGTTTGCTTTGCGTTGGTGTAGCGCAGCGCAGCTGCTACTGCTTGAGCAAAACACACCCTCCAAATTAAATATGGAAGATAAAGAGGATCATCCTGGTGGCAGAAAGCTCAGCCAACGCCAAGTAATTCAACTAGTGCGATGCCGGTGGTCCGCACGAAATAAAGCATATATTGGGGACCGAAAGGGTAAAGAGTGCACAAGGGACTACAGCGACCCGGCCAAGATGGAAATTACCACCTGAAAAAATACAATTCTATAAGATCACTCTGGTCTAGTGGTACTGTGGTAGCAGCGGGAACATGCTCCGCAAACCATCTGATGTGTGCACAGCACGGTTTGTATGAAAAAGTTCGAACGCGTAATCCTGGAGAGTGATGCGGCAAATGGTGGCTAAAGCACTCGACACAATTCTGAGTTTTTAAACGTTGATGTTTACTGGATTAGATTTATTACTGAATTTTCTCATTATTCTAGAGTTTGTAATTCAGTAGTTGATATACTCAAGGACGCGGGCCTGAGTAGTCTGAATTGTCCTCATAAACGCAAGGAACAAATGCACTGAACTTGTCATTGTCCAGAAATCAACATCTAATTTTCAGGGCCAGGACAATAGACACGGGGTACAGTGTGAAAAATGATGTGTTTTCTAAGCCATATGTAGTTATAAAATATTGTAACATAAATCGCAATGAAGAATTCTGAATTTGAAACACCATTCCAAACAGAACTGGGGAACTAGAGTTCGTGTGCCCCTTTAATCAACTAAACAAGTCGATTGCTCTTCAAATGAAACTAGGAAGCAGAGGCTGAAAGCATCAAAAGGATGCACTAGTCTAGAAATCATCGTCGTCTTCCTCAGCCATGTGTTTTGCcagttcttcctcctgctggaGCCTCTCACGCCTCTTCTCGGCGCTCTCCTTTTCCTTGTGAGAGTTTGGAGGGAATCTTAGAGCTTTGACGGCCTCGTTGTGCATGTTCAGGCAAAATGCAATCCTGGAGTTGAAAGCTATCTGTGGCTCATTAGTTGAGTAGACATCACCAGTCTCCTTCGACACCATCCAGCCATTGGCATGATCAATGGTGGCATCAATTGCCCCATCCCTGATGGCCTTAGCTACAATGCTTTCAGCATCTGCAACAGGGTTCTCCGAGTCCAACCTCAGCTTCTTGGCAATATCAGCAAGGGAAATCCTTGAGTATGAGATGCTGATGTTACGCAATCCAGTCCGGATAACGTTGTGGCGCAGCCTCACTATCAAATTGCAGGTCCTATCTGCACTGAAAGTGCTTGAAAATTTATCTGCAACAGATCTGAATAGCTCCAGGTCCCCAACTCGAACAGCCTAGAGAGCATACATGAAAGGAAGAATCAGAACCTTCAATATTCACAACATGCAGTATTGTCTAGAGTTATGAGAAAACATACATTTGTAAGCTCAAAATAGGGAGTCAAAGCTTCTTTCATTCCTTTCTGCATGAAAACAGTTCTCTCTGGAATCTCTCCTAAGAGTAGCCTTACAATAATGGCCCATTTGTTGCA from Setaria italica strain Yugu1 chromosome II, Setaria_italica_v2.0, whole genome shotgun sequence encodes the following:
- the LOC101754806 gene encoding uncharacterized protein LOC101754806, translating into MAFASSLLPAPVSRVRASTAPELAAFPTARKAVSLAAARRRGSRHGVRAEVNESGSTLAVDALSQVKHVLLPVTDRNPYLSEGTRQAAATTASLAKKYGANITVVVIDDKPKESFPEHDTQMSSIRWHLSEGGFTEFGLMERLGEGRKPTAIIGEVADELELDLVVLSMEAIHSKHVDGNLLAEFIPCPVLLLPL